In Nostoc sp. UHCC 0926, a single genomic region encodes these proteins:
- a CDS encoding nuclear transport factor 2 family protein yields the protein MSNTPVEIVQALLKDPTNPEVVNRLVSPDAIYVSLSYDNPDLKKLMPWAGTHKDGQAAILKTFQDVNTFWTIKEFDIQQIFGEGENVAVFGSFTVHSVKLDKTFISPFSILAKVKNGLVTYMQYMEDTFGTGSTFRSGGTWTFQSNPDGSEVSVP from the coding sequence ATGTCTAATACACCTGTAGAAATCGTTCAAGCCCTTCTCAAAGACCCTACCAACCCTGAAGTCGTCAATCGACTCGTCTCCCCCGATGCCATCTACGTATCCCTCAGCTACGATAATCCCGACCTGAAAAAGCTCATGCCTTGGGCAGGCACGCACAAAGATGGCCAGGCCGCCATCCTCAAAACTTTCCAGGATGTCAACACCTTTTGGACTATCAAGGAGTTCGATATTCAGCAGATATTTGGCGAAGGTGAGAACGTGGCTGTCTTCGGCAGCTTCACCGTCCATTCGGTGAAACTCGATAAAACGTTTATCTCTCCCTTCTCCATCCTGGCGAAGGTGAAGAATGGCTTGGTCACCTATATGCAGTACATGGAGGACACCTTTGGCACAGGTTCGACCTTCCGATCGGGTGGTACCTGGACATTCCAGAGCAACCCAGACGGCAGCGAAGTATCAGTGCCGTAG